The Pan paniscus chromosome 12, NHGRI_mPanPan1-v2.0_pri, whole genome shotgun sequence genome window below encodes:
- the LOC100976022 gene encoding LOW QUALITY PROTEIN: B-cell receptor-associated protein 31 (The sequence of the model RefSeq protein was modified relative to this genomic sequence to represent the inferred CDS: substituted 1 base at 1 genomic stop codon) — RCLATLISQQATLLASNEAFKKQMESASEAAKKYMENDQLKKCAAVDGSKLDVGNAEVKLEEENRSLKAXLRKLKDELASTKQKLEKAENQVLAMRKQSEGLTKEYDRLLEEHAKLQATVVGPMDKKKE, encoded by the exons AGATGCCTGGCGACTCTCATCTCACAGCAGGCCACACTGCTGGCCTCCAATGAAGCCTTTAAAAAGCAGATGGAGAGTGCTAGTGAGGCGGCCAAGAAGTACATGGAGAATGACCAGCTCAAGAAG TGCGCTGCTGTTGATGGAAGCAAGTTGGATGTCGGGAATGCTGAGGTGAAGTTGGAGGAAGAGAACAGGAGCCTGAAGGCTTAGCTGCGGAAGCTAAAGGACGAGCTGGCCAGCACTAAGCAAA AACTAGAGAAAGCTGAAAACCAGGTTCTGGCCATGCGGAAGCAGTCTGAGGGCCTCACCAAGGAGTACGACCGCTTGCTGGAGGAGCACGCAAAGCTGCAG GCTACAGTAGTTGGTCCCATGGACAAGAAGAAAGAGTAA